Proteins encoded in a region of the Saccharothrix ecbatanensis genome:
- a CDS encoding EboA domain-containing protein: protein MTFRLGYGTNGFANHRLDDALAMIADLGYTGVALTLDHFHLDPFAPDLARRVDQVAARLDGLGLGVVVETGARYLLDPRRKHHPTLVSEAQEVRVDFLIRALRVAADLGADCVSFWSGIVPAGVDDEEAWQRMRAGVTAALDGAVQHGVPLALEPEPGMLVERLDQALRLREELGSPDLLGITLDVGHCVAVEPEDAADCIRRAGDLLLNVQLDDMLPGVHEHLEFGDGDLDLPATLAALAEIDYTGLAAVELPRHSHAAPDVARRAMSALRAALPGSGAGLAESGAVSPELGAALPEPGGVSAELGVVLPVSAESWLAEAERAVLADPASIGVLFPAVGREVGRTPVRGESDPLGVVHGTVDDVARTKLLVALASAVGPAELATELTSLYHHGDDAERRGVLRALASIGDRVPTVGVELVKDALRSNDTRLVAAALGPFAAEHLDLHSWRHGVLKCLFLGIPLTAVAGLDQRVDEELVRMVAAFADERRAAGRAVPDDALDLLRSEP, encoded by the coding sequence ATGACGTTCCGTCTGGGGTACGGCACGAACGGCTTCGCGAACCACCGGCTGGACGACGCTTTGGCGATGATCGCCGACCTCGGTTACACCGGCGTGGCGCTCACACTCGACCACTTCCACCTCGACCCGTTCGCCCCTGACCTCGCGCGGCGGGTCGACCAGGTCGCCGCCCGGCTCGACGGCCTCGGTCTGGGTGTCGTGGTGGAGACGGGGGCGCGCTACTTGCTCGACCCCCGCCGCAAGCACCACCCGACGCTGGTCAGCGAGGCGCAGGAGGTCCGGGTCGACTTCCTGATCCGGGCGCTGCGGGTCGCGGCCGACCTCGGCGCCGACTGCGTGTCGTTCTGGTCCGGCATCGTGCCCGCCGGCGTGGATGACGAGGAGGCGTGGCAGCGGATGCGGGCTGGTGTGACGGCGGCGCTGGACGGTGCGGTCCAGCACGGCGTTCCGCTGGCGCTGGAACCGGAGCCGGGGATGCTCGTGGAACGCTTGGACCAGGCGCTTCGGCTGAGGGAGGAGCTCGGGTCGCCTGACCTGCTCGGGATCACGCTGGACGTGGGGCATTGCGTGGCGGTGGAACCGGAGGACGCGGCCGACTGCATCCGCCGGGCGGGCGACTTGCTGCTCAACGTGCAACTGGACGACATGTTGCCCGGCGTGCACGAGCATTTGGAGTTCGGTGACGGCGATCTGGACCTACCGGCCACGCTCGCCGCACTGGCCGAGATCGACTACACCGGCCTAGCCGCCGTAGAACTCCCCCGCCACAGCCACGCCGCGCCCGATGTGGCACGTCGGGCCATGAGTGCGCTGCGTGCGGCCTTGCCCGGGTCAGGTGCGGGGCTGGCCGAGTCGGGCGCAGTGTCGCCCGAGCTGGGTGCGGCGTTGCCGGAGCCAGGTGGGGTGTCGGCGGAGCTGGGTGTGGTGTTGCCGGTGTCGGCCGAGTCGTGGCTCGCGGAAGCGGAGCGCGCGGTGTTGGCTGATCCCGCGTCGATCGGCGTGCTCTTTCCCGCCGTCGGCCGCGAAGTGGGGCGAACGCCGGTCCGAGGCGAGTCCGACCCGCTCGGCGTGGTCCACGGGACCGTGGACGACGTGGCCCGGACCAAGCTGCTGGTGGCCCTTGCGTCGGCGGTCGGACCGGCGGAGTTGGCCACCGAGCTGACGTCGCTCTACCACCACGGCGACGACGCCGAACGACGCGGCGTCCTGCGCGCGCTCGCGTCTATCGGTGACCGGGTGCCGACAGTGGGCGTCGAACTGGTCAAGGACGCGTTGCGCAGCAACGACACCAGGCTCGTCGCGGCGGCGCTCGGGCCGTTCGCCGCCGAACACCTCGACCTGCACTCGTGGCGGCACGGCGTGCTGAAGTGCCTGTTCCTGGGCATTCCGCTGACCGCCGTTGCCGGCCTCGACCAGCGCGTGGACGAGGAACTGGTGCGCATGGTCGCCGCGTTCGCCGACGAACGCCGTGCCGCCGGCCGTGCCGTACCGGATGACGCGCTCGACCTGCTGAGGAGCGAACCCTGA
- a CDS encoding ThuA domain-containing protein, with translation MRTVLTLVLALLVVVGLAPATAAAHPGHEAPAEFRALLFTKTAAGAYRHDSIPAGIAMVEKLAVDNHFEVVHSDDSAQFTDENLAGFDVVIMLQNGGMVWDTDAQRAAVRKYVNNGGGIVAIHNATDMNIESSFPWWDDFVNGGAHMTAHSANGLTATSYQVDEVHESTRHLPDRWQKVEEWYNFKPSMRGKVHPLVEVDEKTYDPGSEAMGHDHPISWCRDAEGGRVWATGMGHNVADYTEPNFVAHVLGGIRTAAGVVSSDCGATVDSNFEKVALDDGTHAPTTLDIAPDGRVFYTELLGEIRVHDPATGATSTALSLPVYSGGEDGLVSLALAPDFATSNHLYVYYSPPGLAEINRVSRFTATGNVIQPDSEKVLLEIPASRREEPGHTGGYLEFGPNGNLYIGVGDDTNPFQSSGYAPIDERPGRDLFDAQKTSANTNDLRGKILRVHPEADGTYTVPAGNMFAPGTEKTRPEIYAMGFRNPFRFNVASDGTVYMADYGPDAGGDNPSRGPGGIVEWNVIKEPGNYGWPYCVGNNTPFNDFDFATNTSKAKFDCGNTVNDSPNNTGLTTLPPAKAADVWYGNGAEGDDFPEMGTGGEAPMAGPRYEFDPNLVSDVKFPEYYDGKPFYYDWTRNKFWTFSQDDQGGLLKINEWFKSAAPLAPMDMKFGPDGAMYVVEWGGGYGRDNPDSGIYRIDYTQGNRRPTAKATATPSSGQAPLPVKFSGTGSNDPEGAALTYAWTFGDGGTSTEAEPTHTYNANGVYNAQLTVTDPSGKSGVTNVQVTVGNTAPSVTMTSPVDGGFFDFGDKVAFDLDITDPEDGQPDCAKAVVQPALGHEAHAHPIDPINACEGEFATLVDEGHADADIFYSVDASYTDGGAGDLPPLVGRDLAVIQPKHKQAEFHQESSGILVGNDPAAESGKRVGDIGDGDWIAFDPVNLHQIDRVTARVASASAGGSIELRKGSPTGDLVATIQVPETGGVDRYVTAPEVAVTNPGGTMKLVAVFLGPANQFTLDSFTFIGKGVSVNAAPHVVVTADPATGTAPFTTKLTATATDAENDAPFTYSWDLGDGTSASGPTVDHTYAADGTYYASVTVTDAAGRTKKVSTPVLVRDPPMPPITCDTPNPAIAPSDEFDGDRLDGCRWNAVVRPDLPSMRMGDGVLSIDTLPGDINGGGNDNPRNFVLQNAPAGDWAVETRMAAPLVEQWQLAGFMVYANDDDYVKFDVVARNAPGQAVTLGAELVSENNGSFGDGGNRGITIGTPESGWWHLRLKKVGNTYSGEISDGGTTWRSMGAPVTNDVPNAKIGLMAIGPSQTMGPVTVDFDWFRVSVDNAAPEVTATVNPAEPTGTDGWWTTAPTVTVNAVDAGSGVASTEYRVDGGDWKPYTAPFPVSGDGVHAVEYRATDVRGNVSEPGSVQVKVDATAPTVKLTGLYDGVSYGHSEDKVVSWQGEDAASGVGSVTATLDGAPVTSGATLSMHTLALGAHTLALTATDKAGNKRELVVSFTVTTSLPDLQALVDRFSAEGRIPSSVARGLDRDLDDARRLLFQGKRAEAVKKLEGFRDAVARKVTDKPVRDLLVADAEVVIAAVRGQAG, from the coding sequence TTGCGCACTGTCCTGACGCTCGTGCTGGCCTTGCTCGTCGTGGTCGGCCTGGCCCCGGCGACCGCCGCGGCCCACCCCGGCCACGAGGCGCCGGCCGAATTCCGGGCCCTGCTGTTCACCAAGACCGCCGCCGGCGCCTACCGGCACGACTCGATCCCGGCCGGCATCGCGATGGTCGAGAAGCTCGCCGTGGACAACCACTTCGAGGTCGTGCACAGCGACGACTCCGCCCAGTTCACCGACGAGAACCTGGCCGGGTTCGACGTCGTGATCATGCTCCAGAACGGCGGCATGGTCTGGGACACCGACGCCCAGCGCGCCGCCGTGCGGAAGTACGTCAACAACGGCGGCGGCATCGTCGCCATCCACAACGCGACCGACATGAACATCGAGTCGTCCTTCCCGTGGTGGGACGACTTCGTCAACGGCGGCGCGCACATGACCGCGCACTCCGCCAACGGCCTCACCGCCACCTCGTACCAGGTGGACGAGGTGCACGAGTCGACCAGGCACCTGCCGGACCGCTGGCAGAAGGTCGAGGAGTGGTACAACTTCAAGCCGAGCATGCGCGGCAAGGTCCACCCGCTGGTCGAGGTGGACGAGAAGACCTACGACCCGGGCTCCGAGGCCATGGGCCACGACCACCCGATCTCGTGGTGCCGTGACGCCGAGGGCGGCCGGGTCTGGGCGACCGGCATGGGCCACAACGTCGCCGACTACACCGAGCCGAACTTCGTCGCGCACGTCCTGGGCGGCATCCGGACCGCCGCCGGCGTCGTGTCGTCGGACTGCGGCGCGACGGTCGACAGCAACTTCGAGAAGGTGGCGCTGGACGACGGCACCCACGCGCCGACGACGCTGGACATCGCGCCGGACGGCCGGGTGTTCTACACCGAGCTGCTCGGTGAGATCCGCGTGCACGACCCGGCCACCGGCGCCACCTCCACCGCGTTGTCCCTGCCCGTCTACAGCGGCGGCGAGGACGGCCTGGTGTCGTTGGCCCTGGCACCCGATTTCGCCACCAGCAACCACCTGTACGTGTACTACTCGCCGCCCGGCCTGGCCGAGATCAACCGGGTCTCGCGGTTCACCGCCACGGGCAACGTGATCCAGCCGGACAGCGAGAAGGTCCTGCTGGAGATCCCGGCGTCACGCCGCGAGGAGCCCGGCCACACCGGCGGGTACCTGGAGTTCGGGCCGAACGGCAACCTGTACATCGGCGTCGGCGACGACACCAACCCGTTCCAGTCCAGCGGGTACGCCCCGATCGACGAGCGCCCCGGCCGTGACCTGTTCGACGCGCAGAAGACGTCGGCGAACACGAACGACCTGCGAGGCAAGATCCTGCGCGTGCACCCGGAGGCGGACGGCACCTACACCGTCCCGGCGGGCAACATGTTCGCGCCGGGCACGGAGAAGACCAGGCCCGAGATCTACGCCATGGGCTTCCGCAACCCGTTCCGCTTCAACGTCGCCTCCGACGGCACGGTCTACATGGCCGACTACGGCCCGGACGCGGGCGGGGACAACCCGTCGCGCGGCCCCGGCGGCATCGTCGAGTGGAACGTCATCAAGGAGCCCGGCAACTACGGCTGGCCGTACTGCGTGGGCAACAACACCCCGTTCAACGACTTCGACTTCGCCACGAACACGTCGAAGGCGAAGTTCGACTGCGGCAACACGGTGAACGACTCGCCGAACAACACCGGTCTGACCACGCTGCCGCCGGCCAAGGCCGCCGACGTGTGGTACGGCAACGGGGCCGAGGGCGACGACTTCCCCGAGATGGGCACGGGTGGCGAGGCCCCGATGGCCGGGCCGCGCTACGAGTTCGACCCGAACCTGGTGTCGGACGTCAAGTTCCCCGAGTACTACGACGGGAAGCCGTTCTACTACGACTGGACGCGCAACAAGTTCTGGACGTTCTCGCAGGACGACCAGGGTGGCCTGCTCAAGATCAACGAGTGGTTCAAGAGCGCCGCGCCGCTGGCCCCGATGGACATGAAGTTCGGTCCTGACGGCGCCATGTACGTCGTGGAGTGGGGCGGTGGGTACGGCCGGGACAACCCGGACTCGGGCATCTACCGGATCGACTACACGCAGGGCAACCGGCGGCCGACCGCGAAGGCGACGGCCACCCCGTCGTCGGGTCAGGCGCCGCTGCCGGTCAAGTTCTCCGGCACGGGGTCGAACGATCCCGAAGGCGCCGCGCTGACCTACGCGTGGACGTTCGGCGACGGCGGCACGTCCACCGAGGCCGAGCCCACCCACACCTACAACGCCAACGGCGTCTACAACGCGCAGCTCACCGTGACCGATCCGTCGGGCAAGAGCGGTGTGACCAACGTCCAGGTGACGGTCGGCAACACCGCGCCGTCGGTGACCATGACGTCCCCGGTCGACGGCGGGTTCTTCGACTTCGGTGACAAGGTCGCGTTCGACCTCGACATCACCGATCCGGAGGATGGCCAACCGGACTGCGCCAAGGCGGTCGTCCAGCCCGCCCTCGGTCACGAGGCGCACGCGCACCCGATCGACCCGATCAACGCGTGCGAGGGCGAGTTCGCCACGCTGGTGGACGAAGGCCACGCCGACGCGGACATCTTCTACTCCGTGGACGCGTCCTACACCGACGGCGGCGCCGGTGACCTGCCGCCACTGGTCGGCCGCGACCTCGCGGTGATCCAGCCCAAGCACAAGCAGGCCGAGTTCCACCAGGAGTCCTCGGGCATCCTGGTCGGCAACGACCCCGCCGCCGAATCGGGCAAGCGGGTCGGGGACATCGGCGACGGCGACTGGATCGCCTTCGACCCGGTGAACCTGCACCAGATCGACCGCGTCACCGCACGGGTGGCGTCCGCGAGCGCGGGCGGCTCGATCGAATTGCGCAAGGGCTCGCCGACCGGTGACCTGGTCGCCACCATCCAGGTGCCCGAGACCGGCGGCGTCGACCGGTACGTGACCGCGCCCGAAGTGGCGGTCACCAACCCCGGCGGCACGATGAAGCTGGTCGCGGTGTTCCTCGGCCCGGCCAACCAGTTCACGCTCGACTCGTTCACGTTCATCGGCAAGGGCGTGTCGGTCAACGCCGCGCCGCACGTCGTCGTCACGGCGGACCCGGCGACCGGCACCGCGCCGTTCACCACCAAGCTCACGGCGACGGCGACCGACGCGGAGAACGACGCGCCGTTCACCTACTCGTGGGACCTCGGTGACGGCACTTCGGCGTCCGGCCCCACGGTGGACCACACCTACGCGGCGGACGGCACGTACTACGCGTCCGTGACGGTCACCGACGCGGCCGGGCGGACCAAGAAGGTGTCCACGCCGGTGCTCGTGCGTGACCCGCCGATGCCGCCCATCACCTGCGACACCCCGAACCCGGCCATCGCGCCGAGCGACGAGTTCGACGGTGACCGGCTCGACGGCTGCCGCTGGAACGCCGTCGTGCGGCCGGACCTGCCTTCGATGCGGATGGGCGACGGTGTGCTGAGCATCGACACCCTGCCCGGCGACATCAACGGCGGCGGCAACGACAACCCGCGCAACTTCGTCCTCCAGAACGCACCCGCGGGTGACTGGGCGGTGGAGACGAGGATGGCCGCGCCGCTGGTCGAGCAGTGGCAGCTCGCCGGCTTCATGGTGTACGCCAACGACGACGACTACGTGAAGTTCGACGTCGTCGCCCGCAACGCGCCGGGCCAGGCCGTGACGTTGGGCGCGGAGCTCGTCTCCGAGAACAACGGCTCGTTCGGCGACGGAGGCAACCGGGGCATCACCATCGGCACACCGGAGAGCGGGTGGTGGCACCTCCGGCTGAAGAAGGTGGGCAACACCTACAGCGGCGAGATCAGCGACGGCGGCACCACGTGGAGGTCGATGGGCGCGCCGGTGACGAACGACGTGCCGAACGCGAAGATCGGCCTGATGGCGATCGGCCCGTCGCAGACCATGGGCCCGGTGACGGTCGACTTCGACTGGTTCCGGGTGTCCGTGGACAACGCCGCGCCGGAGGTCACGGCGACCGTGAACCCGGCGGAGCCCACCGGCACGGACGGCTGGTGGACCACGGCGCCGACCGTGACGGTCAACGCGGTGGACGCAGGTTCCGGCGTGGCGAGCACCGAGTACCGGGTCGACGGCGGCGACTGGAAGCCTTACACCGCACCGTTCCCGGTGTCGGGTGACGGCGTCCACGCGGTGGAGTACCGGGCGACCGACGTTCGGGGCAACGTGTCCGAACCCGGTTCGGTGCAGGTCAAGGTCGACGCGACCGCGCCGACCGTGAAGCTCACCGGGCTGTACGACGGCGTGAGCTACGGCCACTCCGAGGACAAGGTGGTCTCCTGGCAGGGCGAGGACGCCGCGTCCGGGGTCGGCTCGGTCACCGCCACGCTCGACGGGGCGCCGGTGACGTCCGGCGCGACGCTCTCGATGCACACGCTCGCGCTCGGCGCGCACACCCTGGCGCTGACCGCGACCGACAAGGCGGGCAACAAGCGGGAGCTGGTGGTGTCGTTCACCGTCACCACCTCGCTGCCCGACTTGCAGGCCCTGGTCGACCGGTTCTCGGCGGAAGGGCGCATCCCGTCCTCCGTCGCACGAGGACTGGACCGCGACCTGGACGACGCCCGCCGGCTGCTGTTCCAGGGCAAGCGGGCCGAGGCGGTCAAGAAGCTGGAGGGCTTCCGCGACGCGGTCGCCCGCAAGGTGACCGACAAGCCCGTGCGTGACCTGCTCGTGGCCGACGCGGAGGTGGTGATCGCCGCCGTGCGCGGGCAGGCGGGCTGA
- a CDS encoding SCO3242 family prenyltransferase, with protein sequence MKAYAELVRAPAALTVLGDTLVGAAAAGTSLRGRRLLLPLSSVALYWSGMALNDWADRELDAVERPERPIPSGRISPRAALATAVALSATGLGLAALAGGRDSLAVAAPLAVAVWSYDTVLKDTKVGPLAMAACRALDVLMGAGRSRAGTALPAAVVMAGHTFGVTVLSRGEVHGTSPNTVKAVLGGTAVAAVATIARPVRTWRNRLGVLAGAAGYAATVGRAQLAAVRDPGAGTVRSATKAGIHGMLPLQSALVARSGSPAVAAGLALVLPLARALSRKVGPT encoded by the coding sequence GTGAAGGCGTACGCGGAACTCGTCCGGGCACCGGCCGCGTTGACGGTGCTCGGCGACACACTCGTCGGGGCTGCTGCGGCGGGCACATCGTTGCGCGGTAGGCGTTTATTGCTGCCGTTGTCGTCGGTCGCGTTGTACTGGTCGGGGATGGCGCTCAACGACTGGGCGGACCGTGAGCTGGACGCCGTCGAGCGCCCGGAACGGCCGATCCCGTCCGGGCGGATCAGCCCTCGTGCCGCGCTGGCCACCGCTGTGGCGCTCAGTGCGACCGGGCTCGGGCTGGCCGCGTTGGCCGGTGGCCGTGACTCGCTGGCCGTCGCCGCGCCGCTCGCCGTGGCGGTGTGGTCCTACGACACCGTTCTCAAGGACACCAAGGTCGGGCCTCTCGCCATGGCGGCGTGCCGTGCGCTGGACGTCCTGATGGGTGCGGGTCGTTCACGGGCGGGTACCGCGCTGCCCGCCGCGGTGGTCATGGCCGGGCATACGTTCGGGGTGACGGTGTTGTCTCGCGGTGAGGTGCACGGCACTTCACCCAACACGGTGAAGGCGGTGCTGGGCGGGACGGCCGTGGCGGCGGTGGCCACGATCGCCCGCCCGGTCCGGACTTGGCGGAACCGGTTGGGCGTGCTGGCGGGTGCGGCGGGATACGCGGCAACGGTCGGCCGTGCCCAGTTGGCCGCTGTGCGCGATCCCGGAGCGGGCACCGTCCGATCGGCGACGAAGGCGGGGATCCACGGCATGCTGCCGCTGCAAAGCGCGCTCGTCGCGCGCAGCGGGTCACCGGCCGTCGCTGCCGGGTTGGCGCTTGTGCTGCCCCTGGCCCGTGCTTTGAGCAGGAAGGTGGGGCCGACATGA
- a CDS encoding inositol-3-phosphate synthase — MADEPTGLWLIGARGSVATTAISGLLALRAGLAPPTGCVTERPDLAGAPLPGWDDLVVGGHDVVDTALVKRAEQLADSGVVPHRLLGPIAAGLRAADEEIREGYHPVTHRGSQADAARRLGADIADFRERHGLARVVVVNVSSTEPPVPATPEHDDLALLEEALADPARAVLPPSSVAAYAALLAGCPFVDFTPSTGIALAALDQLARRERLPYAGRDGKTGETLLRTVLAPMFTARALRVRSWAGTNLLGGGDGATLEDPAHADSKIVSKARGLAALLGDDVTAPLHIDNVPDLGEQKTAWDHVSFEGFLGARMSLQLTWTGLDSSLAAPLVLDLARLVAAAHAAGEVGALGALAFFFKDPLGSDEHRFAEQTRELYRWAGELG; from the coding sequence ATGGCGGACGAACCCACCGGGCTGTGGTTGATCGGCGCACGAGGGTCGGTCGCGACGACGGCGATCAGCGGGCTGCTGGCGTTGCGGGCGGGCTTGGCGCCGCCGACCGGGTGCGTGACCGAACGACCGGATCTGGCCGGGGCGCCGTTGCCCGGCTGGGATGACCTGGTCGTCGGCGGGCACGATGTGGTCGACACGGCGTTGGTCAAACGGGCGGAGCAGTTGGCCGACAGCGGTGTGGTGCCGCACCGGCTGCTCGGGCCTATCGCGGCGGGGTTGCGGGCGGCGGATGAGGAGATCCGGGAGGGCTATCACCCGGTGACGCACCGGGGCAGCCAGGCGGACGCTGCTCGGCGGCTCGGTGCGGACATCGCGGACTTCCGGGAGCGGCACGGGTTGGCGCGGGTCGTGGTGGTGAACGTGTCCTCGACGGAGCCGCCGGTCCCGGCCACGCCGGAGCACGACGACCTGGCGTTGTTGGAGGAGGCGCTGGCCGATCCGGCGCGTGCGGTGTTGCCGCCCAGTTCCGTGGCGGCGTACGCGGCGCTGCTGGCCGGTTGTCCGTTCGTGGACTTCACGCCGTCGACCGGTATCGCGTTGGCCGCGCTTGATCAGTTGGCCCGTCGGGAGCGGTTGCCGTACGCGGGGCGTGACGGCAAGACGGGTGAGACGTTGTTGCGGACGGTGCTCGCGCCGATGTTCACCGCGCGGGCGTTGCGGGTGCGGTCGTGGGCGGGGACGAATCTGCTCGGTGGTGGTGACGGGGCGACGTTGGAGGACCCGGCGCACGCGGACAGCAAGATCGTGTCGAAGGCGCGTGGTCTGGCGGCGTTGCTCGGGGACGACGTCACCGCGCCGCTGCACATCGACAACGTGCCGGATCTGGGTGAGCAGAAGACGGCGTGGGACCACGTGTCGTTCGAGGGGTTCCTCGGTGCGCGGATGTCGTTGCAGCTCACCTGGACCGGGCTGGACTCGTCGTTGGCCGCGCCGTTGGTGTTGGACCTGGCGCGGTTGGTCGCCGCGGCGCACGCGGCCGGTGAGGTGGGGGCGTTGGGGGCGTTGGCGTTCTTCTTCAAGGACCCGTTGGGCAGTGACGAGCACCGGTTCGCGGAGCAGACTCGTGAGCTGTACCGGTGGGCGGGGGAGTTGGGGTGA